GGGCAAATCCGGGCGTCTTGTTGTGTTACAAGTTGGCATTATATCCGTCATGTTATTGGGCGTCTCTCTGTGTGTGCATGGCCTGACCTCTTCGGTGCCGACGTACGTGGTCTTGCCGGCTCCTACGGCTACGGATAACAAAGAGGAAACCAGGCTCGGGTCAAGATTGACGCCGGGTTCTTGGGAGTCCTGTTCTGGGAGGATTTGGACCCTCGTCTGCTCTAGTGGCAAATGATACTGTTGCCGGGAGTGGCGGATGATTAGGAACGAGAGGAGAGATGATAAATGAGAGGGGGACTGAAAGGGAAAAAGGGCACGGAAAAGGGTGTGAGTCTGCGTGTAAAAGTTGAGTAGACGGATATCATCTCAACTGTAGGCAGGCTGTGGACAAGCATTGAAATATGCATTCAATTACCAACCCCCAAATTATTGCAGACAAATCACCAGAAAAGGCAGAACTAACAAAAGCAAGTTTCGATACAAGTTAGCTAAGTAACAAGGCAAAGAGTCTGGTTCTTTTGTCTGCAGTACAATCCGTCACTCAAGACTTGAATTGACTTTACCAGCTCAAGATCAGACAGGTCTGGACTCGATCTGCCGCTATTCGATTCCGGGCTAGACATGAATGATCCAACTCACGACCCAAAGACTGTCAACAGCGCCTGGACCAACACATGATGATACCGTTGTTGATTAGGCATCTCGTTGTCCAACGTTATGCTTCTGAGGTGTGAACCTTGTTTCGATCTACCACGGCCGCCGTGTCTGTGCGGACGGGACGAGAGAGGTTGGCTAAATCCTATTAAAAGCCATCTTTGAGGTTTATGTTTTTTATGACGTATCTCGAATTGGAGTGTCTAAAGATGAAGATATTTCGTTATTCAAAACAGAATCAGTAAATGATGAATTGAACATCATGGTTGAGAAAGAGCTGCGTTTACAAGGGATATCGAAGCTTGATTGACTGCTGTACGTAAGCATCTCAACTGCCGACTTGGCGTGGTACTACAAGCAAACTCAATTATGTCATCCATTTAAGCATCCGTTCATACCAAAACATCTGGCATTTCAATTCACTTCCTTCAATTGACAGTGgaaataaaagtaaaatgTCAAACAGTCTGCAATACATCTTCGGTGGCCCCAAGTACGTAACAGGATCTACCCCCAAAGACAAGCAAGCTAACTAACATATATTCAAGGGCTTGGACAGTGGTCTCTGGACCGCCTCAGANNNNNNNNNNNNNNNNNNNNNNNNNNNNNNNNNNNNNNNNNNNNNNNNNNNNNNNNNNNNNNNNNNNNNNNNNNNNNNNNNNNNNNNNNNNNNNNNNNNNNNNNNNNNNNNNNNNNNNNNNNNNNNNNNNNNTTCCCACCCCACGCAAGCCAAATTCTACGGCCATCTTGACACCAAGTACTCTTGGCGGCGCTGGCTTTGCTTCGCAGCGCACAGTCGGCGACCTAGCACTCGATCTCTCCTGCACAGAGGGCATAAAGCTCTCCCTTGGCTGGGACAGCTCGGATCAGACTTTTACGCTCAACGTAAAAGACACCATCCCTGGAAAGAGGGAGGATGGGAGAGATGAGGCTGGTGTGAGCTGGGAGTACGACTTTAAGGCGCCAGAGAATGGAGGTGAGATTTTCATGAAGTGGGATGAGTTCAAGGCGACATATCGTGGGAGGGAGGTTGAGGATCCTGAGCcgttgaagttgaatgaCATCAAGAGAATATCTCTCATGGCACGAAGGTAAGTTTCCTGTGTGTGAGACGGAGATTGGTTGCTAACGTTGAATAGCTTCTTTGATAAGCAGGATGGAGACTTCAAGTTGTATGTCAACTGGATCgctgctgtcaagaaggatgataACGAcagcgatgacgatggtgatCTCAAGAAGCATGCTCTTGAGCAGCGATCTAGCCCTCGTCCTGTATGGAAGAGGCTGTTCTGCGGTCTTTTGTAATTGTCCTAGATACCTTCACGTCTTGTGTGTCGCTCACCATGATCGGAACTTGAATACACAAAAGCATTATATCGGGACCAGGGTTCTCTCTGCCTCCTTGGCTTGTTTATTTCTATCAATATTGGCAATTTATTCCTCATGGCACTCTCTGTGATCTGACTCGATGGTTACCTGCAACCAAGAGAAGCTGGCTGGATATTTCAATGGAATCCTTTTATACAAAATATGATGCAAACCCCAAGCACTTTCAAGGCCTATGGCCACAGGTTATGGCGTCTCATGGACGTCGGCCTCCAAGTACTGCTGGCATTATAGATATCTTCTTTAAGCTTGATACTCGTGACTCTACTGTGCCGGTTTGAACCACAGATGATAACAGTTTGCCTCGATGACTTATGCTCAGTATTTTCTCCCAAGCATCATCGATATCAACTTTGCACACATCTTTTATAAAGCTGCAATTCTTACAATATACACCCCTAAACCTGACCAACACCGTGTCTCTGATGCACCATCCAACgccaaaacaccatcaaaCCAGGCATGTTAAAGACTTCCATGTGCCTCCGCCCAAGTCTATCCAGCGCCTCCCCAGCCTGCAGTCAGCTAGCTATCCTTATACCTGTTACATGAACCCCCCTTAGTAACCACCCATAGATCTTCCTTCGTATATTTAGACTGAGCCCGTTTCAAAAGTGTCGTTCCTATCCGTCTCAAGCTCGGTCGTTGAGCGGCCAAGATGCTAGATGGAAAAGCTATGTAAGAAGAACGATGCGCCATGCCTTACTGATCTGCAGCAGATCGATAGAAGCCTCTTTACCCAGTTCCGAGGTATGTGAAACAGAATGCAAGTCCCATAACCGTCAGCGGCGTTGGAAGAGAAGTCGATCCAGTGGCTCTGCTGGAGCTCTGGACTTCTCTCGGCGCTTCGAGCCGGAGGGGTTGCGGGTATCAACGATGCAATATGCTTTTGATCCCTTCGCTTTTCCCAGAATATcataaaaataaaaattGCCCGTCCTTCATGAATCGCCGTATCAATGCATAAGGAGTATGTATTGTCACAACGGGAGGCTGAGTAGCCTTCCCGGTATTAATCTCTCCGCTCTTACATGCCGGACACACCGCCTGAGTTAGGATCCGCGACGTTGTCCGATAAGTTGATAAGCAGCTGGGCAAGGCATCTCTTAGTCGCTGCGTCATCGCGGAGAACGGATGAGAAGGTAGCATCGCGGAGTGGCTCAGGAAGACACTGTCGCAGAGCTTCACGAGCGCGAGCGTTGTCACTCAACCTAAATGATTATCGATTAGAGC
This genomic stretch from Fusarium oxysporum f. sp. lycopersici 4287 chromosome 2, whole genome shotgun sequence harbors:
- a CDS encoding hypothetical protein (At least one base has a quality score < 10) — encoded protein: MSNSLQYIFGGPKAWTVVSGPPQIPTPRKPNSTAILTPSTLGGAGFASQRTVGDLALDLSCTEGIKLSLGWDSSDQTFTLNVKDTIPGKREDGRDEAGVSWEYDFKAPENGGEIFMKWDEFKATYRGREVEDPEPLKLNDIKRISLMARSFFDKQDGDFKLYVNWIAAVKKDDNDSDDDGDLKKHALEQRSSPRPVWKRLFCGLL